From Planctomycetota bacterium, a single genomic window includes:
- a CDS encoding cellulase family glycosylhydrolase, with translation MDTARRGFVDAAGRPFVPFGVSYYRPGTGWAPQLWKQFDAEATRRDFALLRKLGANVVRVFASFGSFFKEPDRLDPEGLAKFDKLLDLADEAGLYVHPTGPDHWEGMPPWAKGMNFFSLDAHEACLQALDDYWRLFATRYRGRTTLWAYDLRNEPSVAWDTPHLRTQWDAWRKQHGQEPVPVPDPKAQPPAAHAGDYQRFRESAAEKWVARQAQAIRAADPDALVTVGLIQWSVPAQKIGLDQYAGFRPAAIAKHLDFMSLHFYPLASGAYRYESPEAEAANLAVLEAMAREAARPGLPLVIAEFGWYGGGPLDAGGKPATEEQQAQWCRRVVEVTAPIACGWLNWGLYDHPEARDVSRLTGLFTVDGREKAWGRVFRELAARHRAQPPAYEPPVRPDLPWDDCVASGEAMEKFRQAYLRAFLAERGPKR, from the coding sequence GTGGACACTGCCCGCCGCGGCTTCGTGGACGCCGCCGGCCGGCCCTTCGTGCCCTTCGGGGTGAGCTACTACCGGCCGGGGACAGGCTGGGCGCCGCAGTTGTGGAAGCAGTTCGATGCGGAGGCCACCCGCAGAGACTTCGCCCTGCTGCGGAAGCTCGGCGCCAACGTGGTGCGGGTCTTCGCATCCTTCGGCTCGTTCTTCAAGGAGCCCGACAGGCTCGACCCCGAGGGGCTGGCGAAGTTCGACAAGCTGCTCGACCTGGCCGACGAGGCGGGGCTGTACGTCCATCCCACGGGGCCCGACCATTGGGAGGGCATGCCGCCGTGGGCCAAGGGGATGAACTTCTTCAGCCTCGATGCCCACGAGGCCTGCCTCCAGGCCCTCGACGACTACTGGCGGTTGTTCGCCACGCGCTATCGGGGGCGGACCACCCTCTGGGCCTATGACCTCCGCAACGAGCCGTCCGTGGCCTGGGACACGCCTCACCTGCGCACCCAGTGGGACGCCTGGCGGAAGCAGCACGGCCAGGAGCCAGTCCCCGTGCCCGACCCGAAGGCGCAGCCGCCCGCGGCTCACGCGGGCGACTACCAGCGGTTCCGCGAGAGCGCGGCCGAAAAGTGGGTCGCGCGCCAGGCCCAGGCGATTCGTGCCGCCGACCCCGATGCGCTGGTGACAGTGGGCCTGATCCAATGGTCGGTTCCGGCGCAGAAGATCGGCCTGGACCAATATGCGGGTTTCCGGCCGGCCGCCATCGCGAAGCACCTGGACTTCATGTCCCTGCACTTCTACCCGCTGGCGAGCGGGGCCTACAGGTACGAGAGCCCGGAGGCCGAAGCCGCCAACCTGGCGGTGCTGGAGGCCATGGCGCGCGAGGCGGCAAGGCCCGGGCTGCCGCTCGTCATCGCGGAGTTCGGCTGGTACGGCGGCGGGCCGCTCGACGCCGGAGGCAAGCCTGCCACCGAGGAGCAGCAAGCGCAGTGGTGCCGGCGCGTGGTCGAGGTCACCGCGCCCATCGCCTGCGGCTGGCTCAACTGGGGCCTGTACGACCACCCCGAAGCGAGGGACGTGAGCCGGCTGACGGGGTTGTTCACGGTGGACGGCAGGGAGAAGGCCTGGGGCCGCGTCTTCCGCGAGCTGGCGGCGCGGCACCGCGCCCAGCCCCCCGCCTATGAGCCGCCCGTGAGGCCCGACCTGCCGTGGGACGATTGCGTCGCGAGCGGCGAGGCGATGGAGAAGTTCCGCCAAGCCTATCTTCGGGCGTTCCTTGCGGAGCGGGGACCCAAGCGGTAG
- a CDS encoding DUF2961 domain-containing protein has protein sequence MSNDPWGKRKLEPTEGGFVALDVPGPGVLDHLWTPSSAGALPIVEADGKRQEHPPEPLAFEGGGMRHLVAPIGFQNRLRVIAGKPQYAHFASYRVFPKGTPVAVPDAEKLRAAAEAWKMGGFGLHEGKPFTERPFVLPAHGRVVAFEQEGSGEVVALEFHMNPALTGTLREVVAEFTCDGAMAPSLRMPLTDLAGVPHPWPTGRWDRYNGDLAAGLRYPWYLNAPRVHFPQATVHFNLPIPFARGLRIELVNRSSLTQFVGHTRAAVLPLSEDEAARCGRLCGTRLIAPIRPAAEPQPLVALPGPGQVVGLGLFLTGNAFWPPAVHESFVSLAADGREPVVGHGLLPLWFQGIYGGPITGLPLWNHPRLEEGYAGVMRHFLTDPILFEREAVFGFTPGPKAEGAPTSGTVLALWYRFGPKPYEAPALPDRAEPLPHSVYPDEAPPPTWAAEAEDLAPMATAHETELRVVEDTDHNYHPNGGKYLHIVADRPGGYVDFAVRLPASRYVAIGVYPLWGPGRGTFELDLLSRAEAREGPSFPQTDAFIQGRILGSVPVKAPVFTGNALDLRRDPGCHRTPPILNPAPDQQGVLRLVCQGKPLDSNSHLLKLDRLRCDTPPPTAPGWHEFEELPMPATSGGLVAAVPKYGRFEWSGWGALLLESPPGGKAAMVALAPTGPARPRAITLKGCLGPEQGRWAARAWGEAAAAVELSPGKDAATVVSWTLPAGALRLPAPVILELTCLAAGKGQEREAKAQLVLDAWEMP, from the coding sequence GTGAGCAACGACCCCTGGGGCAAGCGGAAGCTGGAGCCGACCGAAGGCGGCTTCGTCGCCCTCGACGTCCCCGGGCCTGGAGTGCTCGATCATCTGTGGACGCCATCGTCGGCCGGCGCCCTTCCCATCGTCGAGGCAGACGGCAAACGGCAGGAGCACCCGCCCGAGCCGTTGGCCTTCGAGGGCGGCGGGATGCGGCATCTCGTCGCGCCCATCGGCTTCCAGAATCGGTTGCGGGTCATTGCGGGCAAGCCGCAATACGCGCACTTCGCCAGCTACCGCGTGTTCCCCAAGGGCACGCCGGTGGCCGTGCCTGATGCCGAGAAGCTGAGGGCGGCAGCCGAAGCCTGGAAGATGGGCGGCTTCGGCCTGCACGAGGGCAAGCCATTCACAGAGCGCCCATTCGTGCTGCCTGCCCATGGCCGCGTCGTAGCGTTTGAGCAAGAGGGGAGCGGGGAGGTCGTTGCCCTTGAGTTCCACATGAACCCCGCTCTGACCGGCACGCTGCGGGAGGTCGTGGCCGAGTTCACCTGTGATGGGGCGATGGCTCCGTCGCTGCGCATGCCGTTGACCGACCTCGCCGGCGTGCCGCACCCGTGGCCGACCGGGCGCTGGGACCGCTATAACGGCGACCTGGCGGCCGGCCTGCGGTACCCGTGGTATCTGAACGCGCCGCGCGTCCATTTCCCCCAGGCCACGGTGCACTTCAACCTTCCCATTCCCTTCGCGCGCGGCTTGCGGATCGAACTGGTCAACCGCTCCAGCCTCACGCAGTTCGTGGGGCACACGCGGGCGGCCGTGCTGCCTCTGAGCGAGGACGAAGCGGCCCGCTGCGGGCGGCTGTGTGGCACGCGGCTCATCGCGCCCATTCGCCCCGCTGCCGAGCCCCAGCCCCTCGTCGCGTTGCCAGGGCCGGGCCAGGTCGTGGGCCTTGGGCTGTTCCTCACCGGCAACGCCTTCTGGCCGCCGGCCGTGCACGAGAGCTTTGTGTCGCTCGCGGCGGATGGCCGCGAGCCGGTCGTCGGCCATGGGTTGCTGCCCCTGTGGTTCCAGGGCATCTACGGCGGGCCGATCACCGGGCTGCCGCTCTGGAACCATCCGCGGCTGGAAGAAGGCTATGCAGGCGTGATGCGCCACTTCCTCACCGACCCCATTCTGTTCGAGCGCGAGGCCGTGTTCGGCTTCACGCCTGGGCCGAAGGCCGAGGGCGCGCCCACAAGCGGCACCGTGCTCGCCCTCTGGTATCGCTTCGGCCCGAAGCCCTACGAGGCGCCCGCGCTGCCCGACAGGGCGGAGCCGCTTCCACACTCCGTCTACCCCGACGAGGCTCCGCCGCCGACCTGGGCGGCGGAGGCCGAGGACCTCGCCCCAATGGCCACGGCCCACGAGACCGAGCTGCGCGTGGTGGAGGACACGGACCACAACTACCACCCGAACGGCGGGAAGTATCTGCACATCGTGGCCGACAGGCCGGGCGGTTACGTGGACTTTGCGGTGCGGTTGCCCGCCAGCCGCTACGTCGCCATCGGCGTCTACCCGCTCTGGGGGCCGGGGCGCGGGACGTTCGAGCTGGACCTCCTCTCGCGCGCGGAGGCGCGGGAGGGGCCGAGCTTTCCCCAGACCGATGCCTTCATTCAGGGGCGCATCCTCGGATCGGTGCCCGTGAAGGCGCCGGTGTTCACTGGCAACGCGCTCGACCTCCGCCGCGACCCCGGCTGCCACCGCACCCCGCCCATCCTCAATCCCGCTCCTGACCAGCAGGGTGTCCTCCGCCTGGTCTGCCAGGGAAAGCCGCTCGACAGCAACAGCCATCTGCTCAAGCTCGACCGCCTCCGCTGCGACACCCCGCCGCCGACGGCCCCTGGGTGGCACGAGTTCGAGGAGCTGCCGATGCCCGCCACCTCGGGCGGCCTCGTGGCCGCCGTGCCGAAGTACGGGCGGTTCGAGTGGTCGGGCTGGGGCGCCCTGCTCCTCGAGTCGCCCCCCGGCGGCAAGGCGGCGATGGTGGCGCTCGCGCCCACGGGCCCCGCTCGCCCGAGGGCGATCACGCTCAAGGGCTGCCTGGGGCCCGAGCAGGGGCGCTGGGCCGCGCGGGCCTGGGGGGAGGCGGCGGCCGCCGTCGAGCTCTCCCCGGGCAAGGATGCGGCCACCGTGGTCTCCTGGACCCTGCCCGCGGGCGCCCTGAGGCTGCCTGCCCCTGTCATCCTGGAGCTGACTTGCCTGGCGGCGGGGAAGGGGCAGGAGCGGGAGGCGAAGGCGCAGTTGGTTCTCGACGCCTGGGAGATGCCATAG
- a CDS encoding glycoside hydrolase family 16 protein: protein MQMRVCALLSLIAPCVFAAEEAPMKPRLDPPDALPPAPEGQTWKLVWHDEFEGDKVDESKWEVTDCPRRAGRWSPKAVALDGKGSLVIRTLKEGDTYLDGCVRTRGKFEHAFGYYVARIRLQRQQGHWSAFWMFGSGVTTVGNEGMDGTEIDIMEKPWLDDRVQHTLHWDGYGKDHKSKGHVSRNPGIMEGWHTYGLLWTPDEYVFYVDGQETWRTNAGGVCQVPLYLKLSDEVELKGWAGELAKAKLPDEFLTDYVRVYDLVDAKTGQVVWKPKPLK from the coding sequence ATGCAGATGAGAGTGTGTGCGCTGCTCAGCCTGATCGCCCCATGCGTGTTCGCTGCCGAGGAGGCCCCGATGAAGCCCAGGCTCGACCCGCCCGATGCCTTGCCCCCCGCGCCCGAAGGCCAGACCTGGAAGCTGGTCTGGCACGACGAGTTCGAGGGCGACAAGGTGGACGAGAGCAAGTGGGAGGTGACCGACTGCCCCCGCCGCGCGGGGCGCTGGTCGCCCAAGGCCGTGGCGCTCGACGGCAAGGGCAGCCTGGTGATCCGGACGCTCAAGGAGGGCGACACGTACCTCGACGGCTGCGTGCGCACACGGGGCAAGTTCGAGCACGCCTTCGGCTACTACGTGGCCCGCATCCGCCTCCAGAGGCAGCAAGGGCACTGGTCGGCCTTCTGGATGTTCGGCAGCGGCGTGACCACCGTGGGCAACGAGGGGATGGACGGCACCGAGATTGACATCATGGAGAAGCCCTGGCTCGACGACCGCGTGCAGCACACCCTGCACTGGGACGGCTACGGCAAGGACCACAAGTCCAAGGGCCACGTCTCCCGCAACCCCGGCATCATGGAGGGCTGGCACACCTACGGCCTGCTCTGGACGCCCGACGAGTACGTCTTCTATGTGGACGGCCAGGAGACCTGGCGGACGAACGCCGGCGGCGTGTGCCAGGTGCCGCTCTACCTCAAGCTCAGCGACGAAGTGGAATTGAAGGGCTGGGCCGGCGAACTCGCCAAGGCCAAGCTGCCCGACGAGTTCCTCACCGACTACGTCCGCGTCTACGACCTGGTGGACGCGAAGACGGGGCAAGTGGTTTGGAAGCCCAAGCCGCTGAAGTAG
- a CDS encoding Gfo/Idh/MocA family oxidoreductase: MPPVTLVIVGAGGRGTGYASYAAKYPDEAKVVGVAEPRDYYRENLARVHDIPKQHVFTDWRALARRKRFADAAVVATQDDMHAGPAIALARKGYHILLEKPMAPSERDCRRIVAAVTKAGVVFAVGHVMRYTRYTQKLKALLDAGAVGDLVSLQHLEPVGYWHQAHSFVRGNWRNSALSSPMLLAKSCHDLDWIRYMMGVPCCRVASFGTLKHFRKEEAPRGATARCLDCPVEAACPYSALKIYVRDRLERGHLGWPLDVLTPQPTRESVLDALRTGPYGRCVYACDNDVVDHQVVSMEFAGGRTATFTMTAFNRGGNRRTRLFGTRGEIHGDGSRLTHYDFLTDRTQEIDTTAPDPSILGGHGGGDFGLMHSFLAAVAKGDPGLVLSGPQETLESHLIVFAAEKARKTGRVITVRQ, from the coding sequence ATGCCCCCCGTGACCCTGGTGATCGTGGGAGCCGGCGGCCGAGGCACCGGCTATGCGTCGTACGCCGCGAAGTACCCGGACGAGGCGAAGGTGGTCGGCGTGGCCGAGCCGCGCGACTACTACCGCGAGAACCTCGCGCGCGTTCACGACATTCCGAAGCAGCACGTGTTCACCGACTGGCGGGCGCTGGCCCGCCGCAAGCGCTTCGCCGACGCGGCCGTGGTGGCCACGCAGGACGACATGCACGCCGGCCCCGCCATCGCGCTGGCCCGCAAGGGCTACCACATCCTGCTCGAGAAGCCGATGGCGCCGAGCGAGCGCGACTGCCGCCGCATCGTGGCGGCGGTGACGAAGGCGGGGGTCGTGTTCGCCGTGGGCCACGTGATGCGCTACACGCGTTACACGCAGAAGCTCAAGGCCCTGCTCGACGCGGGCGCGGTGGGCGACCTCGTGAGCCTTCAGCACCTCGAGCCGGTCGGCTACTGGCACCAGGCCCACTCGTTCGTGCGCGGCAACTGGCGCAACTCCGCCCTGTCCTCGCCCATGCTACTGGCCAAGTCGTGCCACGACCTCGATTGGATTCGCTACATGATGGGCGTGCCCTGCTGCCGCGTGGCCTCGTTCGGCACGCTCAAGCACTTCCGCAAGGAGGAGGCGCCCCGGGGCGCCACGGCCCGCTGCCTCGACTGCCCCGTGGAGGCCGCCTGCCCCTATTCCGCACTGAAGATCTACGTCCGCGACCGCCTCGAACGCGGCCACCTCGGCTGGCCGCTCGACGTGCTGACGCCCCAGCCCACGCGCGAGAGCGTGCTCGACGCCCTCCGCACCGGCCCCTACGGCCGCTGCGTCTACGCCTGCGACAACGACGTGGTGGACCACCAGGTCGTCTCGATGGAGTTCGCGGGCGGCCGCACGGCCACGTTCACCATGACCGCCTTCAACCGCGGCGGCAACCGCCGCACGCGCCTGTTCGGCACCCGCGGCGAAATCCACGGCGACGGCTCGAGGCTCACCCACTACGACTTCCTCACCGACCGCACGCAGGAGATTGACACGACCGCGCCCGACCCCAGCATTCTGGGCGGCCACGGCGGCGGCGACTTCGGCCTGATGCACAGCTTCCTGGCCGCCGTGGCGAAGGGCGACCCGGGCCTCGTCCTGTCCGGCCCGCAGGAGACGCTCGAGAGCCACCTCATCGTCTTCGCAGCGGAGAAGGCGCGCAAGACGGGGCGAGTCATTACGGTGCGCCAATAG
- a CDS encoding DUF4838 domain-containing protein — protein MRPAVRLSLVPRVLGATAILVLALAASAMRAQADLVLADKGGTEAVIVHNGFERQAKDLQAYLLKITGVELPFGAEAPGRPAIVLQVVERVPGASDRATAKQAYRIHTEGHRLLLTAATELGLTYAVWGFLEDHLGCRFYSYSAMPFNRYLGPKFELVPQRPRLRLGQIDEVQEPAFQLRGFVYYLSLGDWLFKNRGGGLPIAPHGGAVCGTHNFYHFADPKTYFEKHPEWYPLRGGKRQHDWAMGLCGTNEELARELAKNLMEKQMAKWKDPALPIPLAQGDGYTGCQCPACRELVEREGTEAAPLLLLLNRILDITTRTYPDLQIVTFSYFETLIPPKTMKPHPNLWFNVVSSSLSQNHAGDQVGPIRGNPANRDYLRAIEGWPRLAPGRVTLWDWALTSNPLVEWPNLFFLPDNVRLWHESGVTGAALQVCWGTSNWNWLRNWLFLKLAWNPRADAEKLIRQFLDDYYGRRAAGHLWEYLRLTRQAYEDACHSYVPSGVRWTYWPQNLRAKMYPPDVLEKMDALMARAMRAAARERDPLYAQHVAEARATSVDLLVLDEARCAAPFQPVSCREDGQRWLVPGGRADLPARIRRIADIYALGDNSEHGPERETSWFVASQGGLIASLRNAHYAVDVVPNLRGQITSIVHLPTGKEILAADGAEFGYRDLFDRISSQLWSLAGEGRRPEGRTASVETDLLLSPPYWGFTKANRMPRSVAFTPDGAGVVVSRRYEQDKGGGLPDKTRFTTRWMLQLPEPARARVAVRGGGIERMLDLRHVRPGGVRGERVGERLPGADFMDQRFDDVTAVSDAQVVSLPIADPEGEVAVRLDRGDGLLVTLTLPAAGWERMDLQPVAEKRRLTVTLVGTPAATDKEARAIELPTQTLRVSNAPVRSAGFSPSPSEEKIRPEGRTTSAIRVVGDGRAVNERDGAELVWVPAGEFLRGSPKGEGSADERPQRKVCLDGFWVYRFPVTLKQYRAFCEKAGREMPPLAWGQSLRVDEKADEGSYPMLVNWHDADAYARWAGGALPTEAQWEKAARGTDGRLYPWGNAWDPERAVGMERTHYRHKAGMFPVGSSPAGASPYGAEDMAGNVWEWVADWYGYRYYERAPRNNPLGPEAGSHKVLRGGDSMWDERLARCAARMAMPPHVRDWVKTGFRVALPGGAARGR, from the coding sequence ATGAGACCGGCCGTGCGGCTATCGCTGGTTCCGCGGGTTTTGGGCGCGACGGCCATCCTGGTTCTCGCGCTGGCGGCCTCTGCGATGCGGGCACAGGCTGACCTCGTGCTTGCAGACAAGGGGGGCACCGAGGCCGTCATCGTCCACAACGGCTTCGAGAGGCAGGCGAAGGACCTCCAGGCGTACCTCCTGAAGATCACGGGGGTGGAGCTCCCCTTCGGCGCGGAGGCCCCAGGGCGGCCCGCCATTGTGCTCCAAGTGGTCGAGAGGGTGCCCGGGGCGAGCGACCGCGCCACGGCGAAACAGGCATACCGAATTCACACGGAGGGCCACCGGTTGCTCCTCACCGCCGCGACCGAGCTGGGCCTCACCTATGCCGTCTGGGGCTTCCTCGAGGACCATCTCGGCTGCCGCTTCTACAGCTACTCGGCCATGCCGTTCAACAGATACCTCGGGCCGAAGTTCGAGCTCGTCCCCCAGCGGCCCCGCCTGCGGCTGGGCCAGATAGACGAGGTGCAGGAGCCGGCCTTCCAGCTCCGCGGCTTCGTCTACTACCTGAGCCTCGGCGACTGGCTCTTCAAGAACCGCGGCGGCGGCCTGCCCATCGCACCCCACGGCGGAGCCGTGTGCGGCACCCACAACTTCTACCACTTCGCCGACCCGAAGACCTACTTCGAGAAGCACCCCGAGTGGTATCCGCTCCGCGGCGGCAAGCGCCAGCACGACTGGGCCATGGGCCTCTGCGGCACCAATGAGGAACTGGCCAGAGAGCTGGCGAAGAACCTGATGGAGAAGCAGATGGCGAAGTGGAAGGACCCCGCGTTGCCCATCCCCCTCGCCCAGGGCGACGGCTACACGGGCTGCCAGTGCCCCGCCTGCCGCGAACTGGTGGAGAGGGAGGGCACCGAGGCCGCACCGCTGCTCCTGCTCCTCAACCGCATCCTGGATATCACGACCAGGACCTATCCCGACCTCCAGATCGTCACCTTCTCGTACTTCGAAACCCTCATCCCGCCGAAGACGATGAAGCCGCATCCGAACCTGTGGTTCAACGTCGTCTCCAGCTCCCTCTCGCAGAACCACGCCGGCGACCAGGTCGGGCCGATTCGCGGCAACCCCGCCAACCGCGATTACCTGCGGGCCATCGAGGGCTGGCCCAGGCTCGCCCCAGGCCGCGTGACCCTCTGGGACTGGGCGCTCACCAGCAACCCCCTCGTCGAGTGGCCCAACCTCTTCTTCCTGCCCGACAACGTCCGCCTCTGGCACGAGAGCGGCGTCACGGGCGCCGCCCTCCAGGTCTGCTGGGGCACAAGCAACTGGAACTGGCTGCGTAACTGGCTCTTCCTCAAGCTCGCCTGGAACCCCAGGGCCGATGCTGAGAAGCTCATCCGCCAGTTCCTCGACGACTACTATGGCCGCCGCGCGGCAGGGCACCTTTGGGAGTACCTGCGGCTCACCAGGCAGGCGTACGAGGACGCCTGCCACAGCTACGTCCCCAGCGGCGTCCGCTGGACCTATTGGCCCCAGAACCTGCGGGCGAAGATGTACCCGCCAGACGTGTTGGAGAAGATGGATGCCCTGATGGCCCGGGCCATGCGCGCCGCGGCGCGCGAGCGCGACCCCCTCTATGCCCAGCACGTGGCCGAAGCGCGGGCGACGAGTGTGGACCTGCTCGTGCTCGACGAGGCGCGCTGCGCCGCGCCGTTCCAGCCCGTGAGCTGCCGCGAGGACGGCCAGCGCTGGCTCGTGCCCGGCGGCCGGGCCGACCTGCCGGCCCGCATCCGCCGCATCGCCGACATCTACGCCCTGGGCGACAACAGCGAGCACGGCCCCGAGCGCGAGACCTCCTGGTTCGTCGCCTCCCAGGGCGGCCTCATCGCCTCGTTGCGAAACGCCCACTACGCCGTGGACGTCGTGCCGAACCTCCGCGGCCAGATCACCAGCATCGTCCACCTGCCCACGGGCAAGGAGATCCTGGCCGCCGACGGCGCCGAGTTCGGCTACCGGGACCTGTTCGACCGCATCAGCTCGCAGCTCTGGAGCCTGGCGGGGGAGGGGAGGCGGCCTGAAGGCCGTACTGCGAGCGTGGAGACGGACCTCCTCCTCTCGCCGCCCTACTGGGGATTCACCAAGGCGAATCGCATGCCCCGCTCCGTCGCCTTCACGCCCGACGGCGCGGGCGTCGTTGTGTCCCGCCGTTATGAGCAGGACAAGGGCGGCGGCCTGCCGGACAAGACGCGCTTCACCACCCGCTGGATGCTCCAGTTGCCCGAGCCCGCGAGGGCGCGGGTGGCCGTCCGCGGCGGCGGCATCGAGCGAATGCTCGACCTGCGCCACGTCCGGCCCGGCGGCGTCCGCGGCGAGAGAGTCGGCGAGCGCCTGCCGGGCGCCGACTTCATGGACCAGCGCTTCGATGACGTGACGGCCGTCTCCGACGCGCAGGTCGTCTCGCTGCCCATCGCTGATCCCGAGGGCGAGGTCGCCGTGCGCCTCGACCGCGGCGACGGCCTCCTCGTCACCCTCACCCTTCCCGCGGCGGGCTGGGAGCGGATGGACCTCCAGCCCGTGGCCGAGAAGCGCCGCCTCACCGTCACCCTCGTCGGCACGCCGGCCGCGACGGACAAGGAGGCCAGAGCCATTGAGCTGCCGACGCAGACGCTACGGGTCAGCAATGCCCCCGTTCGCAGTGCGGGCTTCAGCCCCTCTCCGAGCGAAGAGAAGATACGGCCTGAAGGCCGCACTACAAGCGCCATCCGGGTTGTCGGCGACGGGCGGGCGGTGAACGAGCGCGATGGCGCCGAACTGGTCTGGGTGCCTGCGGGCGAGTTCCTGCGCGGCAGCCCGAAGGGCGAGGGCAGCGCCGACGAGCGGCCGCAGCGGAAGGTCTGCCTCGACGGCTTCTGGGTCTACAGGTTCCCCGTCACGCTCAAGCAGTACCGGGCATTCTGCGAGAAGGCCGGCCGCGAGATGCCGCCCCTGGCCTGGGGCCAGAGCCTGCGCGTGGATGAGAAGGCCGACGAGGGGAGCTACCCGATGCTCGTGAACTGGCACGACGCCGATGCCTACGCGAGGTGGGCGGGGGGCGCCCTGCCCACCGAGGCCCAGTGGGAGAAGGCCGCCCGGGGCACCGACGGCCGCCTCTACCCCTGGGGCAACGCCTGGGACCCCGAGCGCGCCGTGGGCATGGAACGTACCCACTACCGCCACAAGGCCGGCATGTTCCCCGTCGGCAGCTCGCCTGCGGGCGCCAGCCCCTACGGGGCCGAGGACATGGCCGGCAACGTATGGGAGTGGGTGGCCGACTGGTATGGGTATCGCTACTACGAGCGCGCTCCGCGCAACAACCCGCTCGGCCCCGAGGCCGGCTCGCACAAGGTGCTTCGCGGCGGCGACAGCATGTGGGACGAGCGCCTGGCCCGCTGCGCCGCCCGCATGGCCATGCCCCCCCACGTCCGCGACTGGGTGAAGACGGGCTTCCGCGTCGCGCTGCCCGGCGGCGCGGCTCGCGGGCGCTGA